The Phycisphaerae bacterium genome includes a region encoding these proteins:
- a CDS encoding substrate-binding domain-containing protein has translation MMIGSGYARGVFARAVVCLLMMLGWLGSPRSAWAGTDEEPSRLTIAASSDMAELVHRLGDAFKRTNDDATIETTALPKPFALSALENGKANLVALARPLTEAERNRLKAPRQPSVLGVPIAISAGVVVVHPQHRCRQLTVHQAFRVLAGAVGRWEQLGVDGTDVLEPVGDTNSVAPDSSGPDAHGHDRAKDESPRVVVLRPPADGDLVSAWTIRSTPGLAPPDYREGMPLDGIAQRVAAEPLSIGVTEFGRTRGAQMLAISSSASSEAVAPTPESIRDRRYPLAYYVYLYVPADAPEEVWRFVSFALSASGQGAIADSSVYLPLAAPSPKDE, from the coding sequence ATGATGATTGGATCGGGGTACGCTCGCGGGGTGTTCGCCCGGGCTGTGGTTTGCCTGTTGATGATGCTGGGCTGGCTGGGATCGCCACGCTCGGCATGGGCTGGGACGGACGAAGAACCTTCCCGGCTGACGATCGCCGCCAGCTCGGATATGGCTGAACTGGTTCACCGCCTGGGCGACGCTTTCAAGAGAACCAACGACGACGCGACCATCGAGACAACCGCCCTGCCCAAGCCCTTCGCCCTTTCAGCACTGGAAAACGGGAAGGCGAATCTGGTAGCACTGGCTCGACCGCTGACGGAAGCGGAACGCAATCGTCTCAAGGCGCCCCGTCAGCCCTCGGTGCTGGGCGTCCCCATCGCGATTTCCGCCGGAGTGGTCGTCGTGCATCCACAACACCGATGCCGTCAATTGACGGTACATCAGGCGTTTCGAGTGCTCGCTGGAGCAGTCGGACGGTGGGAGCAGCTAGGGGTAGACGGCACGGACGTCCTGGAGCCCGTCGGCGACACGAACAGCGTGGCGCCAGATTCCTCAGGGCCGGATGCCCACGGTCACGACCGTGCCAAAGACGAGTCGCCCCGCGTTGTCGTGCTTCGCCCGCCAGCGGACGGTGACCTGGTTTCTGCATGGACGATTCGGTCCACACCCGGACTGGCGCCTCCGGATTACCGAGAGGGCATGCCGCTCGACGGGATCGCGCAGCGCGTTGCGGCCGAGCCACTGAGCATCGGCGTTACGGAATTCGGGCGCACGCGAGGCGCTCAGATGCTGGCAATTTCTTCGAGCGCATCCAGCGAGGCCGTAGCGCCCACGCCCGAGAGCATCCGCGATCGCCGTTATCCATTGGCCTACTACGTTTACCTCTATGTCCCGGCCGATGCGCCGGAAGAAGTCTGGCGATTCGTGAGCTTCGCGCTCTCCGCCTCGGGGCAAGGGGCAATCGCGGATTCAAGTGTGTACCTCCCCC
- the aspS gene encoding aspartate--tRNA ligase, producing the protein MKERTLGIPYNKRSHRCGDLRAGDVGQEVILAGWVHSARDHGGMTFIDLRDHTGITQLRCNPDHSPEAHRIARSLHNEDVVSARGRVVHRGEWVNPKLPTGEVEVEVAELEVLSRCDPLPFQVNDEFEANEDLCLKYRFLHLRRPEMQAKLRLRHTIGRAIREYFNDQGFVEIETPFLTKSTPEGARDYLVPSRVKPGAFYALPQSPQIFKQLFMIAGFDRYAQIVRCFRDEDLRADRQPEFTQLDMEMAFVDQSDILTMVEGCVKRIFKEALGIDIKTPLPRMTEAESLQRFGTDRPDMRYGLELQDVTDLVRDSDFQVFKSAIEAGGMVKCIVASGGDMLTRKVTDGLTEEVKGMGGAGLPVTKVIDGANGPEFSTGVAKFLQPLLGPICERTGAKTGDTIFFMPGSFADVCKYLGYIRARLAEIMEIIPEDEWNLLWVVDFTLMEWDAEEKRWFAKHHPFTAPMDEDVHLLDTDPGKVRAKAYDLVLNGVEMAGGSIRIHRRDVQEKVFSVLGLSPEEAREKFEFLLEGLRFGAPPHGGIAFGFDRWAMILSKSESLREVIAYPKTQRAVCPLTNAPTTVAQKQLDELFLSIKPLPKK; encoded by the coding sequence ATGAAGGAGAGAACGTTGGGCATTCCCTATAACAAGCGATCGCATCGTTGCGGGGACCTGAGAGCCGGTGACGTCGGCCAGGAAGTGATTCTGGCCGGGTGGGTCCATTCTGCTCGCGACCACGGCGGGATGACCTTTATCGACCTTCGCGACCACACCGGTATTACGCAGTTGCGCTGCAATCCCGACCATTCGCCCGAGGCGCACCGCATTGCCCGCTCGCTGCACAACGAGGACGTGGTGTCCGCTCGCGGGCGCGTCGTCCACCGCGGTGAGTGGGTCAACCCCAAACTTCCCACCGGTGAAGTCGAGGTCGAGGTTGCAGAGTTGGAAGTCCTCAGCCGCTGCGATCCGCTGCCCTTCCAGGTCAACGACGAATTCGAGGCCAACGAAGACCTGTGCCTCAAGTATCGCTTCCTGCACCTTCGCCGCCCGGAGATGCAGGCCAAGCTGCGCTTGCGCCACACGATCGGCCGGGCGATCCGTGAGTACTTCAACGATCAGGGCTTCGTGGAAATCGAAACCCCGTTCCTGACCAAGTCCACGCCCGAAGGCGCTCGCGACTATCTGGTTCCGTCGCGCGTCAAGCCGGGCGCGTTCTACGCCCTGCCGCAGTCACCGCAGATCTTCAAGCAGTTGTTCATGATCGCGGGGTTCGATCGCTACGCGCAGATCGTCCGCTGCTTCCGCGACGAGGATCTGCGAGCCGACCGCCAGCCGGAGTTCACACAGCTCGATATGGAGATGGCCTTCGTCGACCAGTCGGACATCCTCACGATGGTCGAAGGCTGCGTGAAGCGCATCTTCAAGGAGGCCCTCGGCATCGACATCAAGACGCCGCTGCCGCGCATGACCGAGGCGGAGTCCCTCCAGCGTTTCGGCACCGACCGGCCGGATATGCGCTACGGGCTGGAGCTTCAGGACGTCACCGATCTCGTCCGCGACAGCGACTTCCAGGTCTTCAAATCCGCGATCGAAGCGGGCGGCATGGTCAAGTGCATCGTGGCCTCCGGCGGCGACATGCTGACCAGGAAAGTCACGGACGGGCTCACGGAGGAAGTGAAGGGCATGGGCGGCGCCGGCCTGCCGGTGACCAAGGTCATCGACGGCGCCAACGGTCCGGAGTTTTCCACCGGCGTGGCCAAGTTCCTACAGCCGCTGCTCGGCCCCATCTGCGAGCGTACCGGCGCGAAAACCGGGGACACGATTTTCTTCATGCCCGGCAGCTTTGCCGACGTGTGCAAGTACCTCGGCTACATCCGCGCCCGCCTGGCGGAAATCATGGAGATCATCCCCGAGGACGAGTGGAACCTGCTCTGGGTCGTGGACTTCACCCTCATGGAGTGGGACGCGGAGGAGAAGCGCTGGTTCGCCAAGCACCACCCCTTCACCGCGCCGATGGATGAGGACGTGCACCTGCTCGACACCGATCCGGGCAAAGTTCGGGCCAAGGCCTATGACCTGGTGCTCAACGGCGTGGAGATGGCCGGGGGCAGCATCCGTATCCACCGCCGCGATGTGCAGGAGAAGGTGTTCAGCGTGCTGGGCCTTTCGCCGGAGGAAGCACGGGAGAAGTTCGAGTTTCTGCTGGAGGGCCTGCGCTTCGGAGCGCCCCCGCACGGCGGCATCGCATTCGGGTTCGATCGCTGGGCGATGATCCTCAGTAAGTCGGAGAGCCTGCGCGAAGTGATCGCCTATCCGAAGACGCAGCGCGCCGTCTGCCCGTTGACCAATGCTCCGACCACCGTGGCCCAGAAGCAGCTCGACGAGCTGTTCCTGTCGATCAAGCCGTTGCCGAAGAAGTAG
- a CDS encoding zinc-binding dehydrogenase produces the protein MSKVQTTLAAVMPGSGRAVELRELPLPELEPDSALLRVELSEVCGTDVHLRDSRLAGVPYPIIPGHVTVGTIDRLRGTMNDIYGAPLAEGDRVTFLDVHRTCHQCWYCLVARASTRCPHRKVYGITYGVGDGLTGGWAKHLYLKPGVRCIRMDGVPSELYMAGGCSLPTALHAVERGEIRLGDTVLVLGSGPVGLSAVGFSVLRGAAGVLCIGAPTERLSAAKGMGASDALDFTAASDSERVDWVHSHSHGRGADVTIECTGSPAAVVQAMHYTRDGGTVVVVGQYTDHGDVAFNPHLDLNKKHLDVRGCWGSDYSHFHRGVEMLRTPRGQALWGTLKLKRYPLEGVNDALAAVQAGAVIKALVDPQ, from the coding sequence ATGTCGAAAGTGCAAACAACTCTCGCCGCCGTCATGCCTGGTTCCGGCCGGGCGGTGGAACTCCGCGAACTTCCCCTGCCGGAGCTCGAACCGGACTCGGCCCTGCTCCGCGTGGAACTCAGCGAAGTCTGCGGCACCGACGTACACCTGCGCGACAGTCGTCTTGCCGGCGTTCCGTACCCCATCATCCCCGGCCACGTGACGGTCGGGACTATCGATCGCCTTCGCGGCACGATGAACGACATTTACGGCGCTCCCCTGGCCGAAGGCGACCGCGTCACCTTCCTCGACGTGCACCGCACGTGCCACCAATGCTGGTACTGCCTCGTCGCCAGGGCTTCGACGCGCTGCCCGCATCGCAAAGTCTACGGCATCACCTACGGCGTCGGCGACGGCCTCACCGGCGGATGGGCGAAGCATCTCTACTTGAAGCCCGGCGTGCGCTGCATCCGCATGGACGGCGTCCCCAGCGAGCTCTACATGGCCGGGGGATGCTCGCTACCGACGGCCTTGCACGCCGTGGAGCGGGGGGAAATTCGCCTTGGCGACACGGTGCTCGTGTTGGGGAGCGGCCCCGTGGGCCTGTCGGCCGTGGGGTTCAGTGTGCTTCGAGGAGCGGCCGGCGTGTTGTGTATCGGCGCCCCTACGGAACGGCTTTCCGCGGCGAAGGGGATGGGTGCGAGCGATGCGCTGGATTTCACCGCGGCATCGGATTCGGAGCGCGTCGATTGGGTTCACAGTCATTCGCACGGCCGGGGGGCAGATGTGACCATCGAGTGCACCGGCTCCCCCGCGGCCGTGGTTCAGGCGATGCACTACACGCGCGATGGCGGAACGGTGGTCGTCGTCGGGCAGTACACCGACCACGGCGACGTGGCCTTCAACCCGCACCTGGACCTGAACAAGAAGCACCTCGACGTGCGGGGTTGCTGGGGGTCGGATTATTCGCACTTCCATCGCGGTGTGGAGATGCTGCGGACGCCTCGCGGCCAGGCGCTGTGGGGCACGCTGAAATTGAAGCGGTACCCCTTGGAGGGGGTCAACGACGCTTTGGCGGCGGTGCAGGCAGGCGCGGTGATCAAGGCGCTGGTCGATCCGCAATGA
- the rocD gene encoding ornithine--oxo-acid transaminase codes for MTGVGPNAARHIETVDKYAAHNYHPLPVVVAKAEGVWVTDVDGNRYMDMLAAYSAVNFGHCHPELIAAAKAQLDKVTLTSRAFQNDQLGAFCKELAGLCGMDVVLPMNTGAEGVETAVKTARKWGYDKKGVPAGKAKVICCADNFHGRTTTIISFSTDPLCREGFGPFTPGFEIVKYGDLDALRKAIDANTVAFLVEPIQGEAGIIVPPKGYLQKARDLCKENNVLFIADEIQSGLGRCGATFCVETEGVRPDIFILGKALGGGVMPVSAVVSTKEIMSVFSPGIHGSTFGGNPLACAIGRKVVEILKGGKYQENARVVGEHLFSRLRAIKTDKVKDIRGRGLWVGIEFHPSAGKARPYCEALMREGMLCKDTHEQTMRLAPPLCITKEEVDWACDRLAKVLA; via the coding sequence ATGACGGGCGTCGGCCCGAACGCCGCCAGGCACATCGAGACGGTCGACAAGTACGCAGCTCACAACTACCACCCCTTGCCGGTCGTGGTCGCCAAGGCCGAGGGAGTCTGGGTGACGGACGTTGACGGCAACCGCTACATGGACATGCTCGCGGCGTACTCGGCGGTGAACTTTGGCCACTGCCACCCGGAACTGATCGCCGCAGCAAAGGCCCAGCTCGACAAGGTGACGCTGACCTCCCGGGCATTTCAGAACGACCAGCTCGGCGCGTTCTGCAAGGAACTTGCCGGGCTTTGCGGCATGGACGTGGTTCTGCCCATGAACACCGGCGCGGAGGGCGTGGAGACGGCGGTCAAGACGGCGCGGAAGTGGGGCTACGACAAGAAGGGTGTCCCCGCCGGAAAAGCAAAAGTAATCTGCTGCGCGGATAATTTCCACGGGCGCACGACGACGATCATCAGTTTCAGCACCGACCCGCTTTGTCGTGAGGGTTTCGGTCCGTTCACGCCGGGCTTTGAAATCGTCAAGTACGGCGATCTCGATGCACTCCGCAAAGCGATCGATGCCAACACCGTAGCGTTTCTCGTTGAGCCCATCCAGGGCGAGGCTGGCATTATTGTCCCGCCCAAAGGCTACCTTCAGAAAGCCCGCGACCTGTGCAAGGAAAATAACGTCCTGTTCATTGCGGATGAGATTCAATCGGGCCTCGGTCGTTGCGGAGCGACATTCTGCGTGGAGACGGAGGGCGTCCGGCCGGATATTTTCATCCTCGGCAAGGCGCTCGGCGGCGGGGTCATGCCCGTCTCGGCCGTGGTGTCCACGAAGGAGATCATGAGCGTCTTCAGCCCGGGCATTCACGGGAGCACGTTCGGCGGCAACCCGCTGGCCTGTGCCATAGGGCGAAAGGTCGTCGAGATTCTCAAGGGCGGCAAATACCAGGAGAACGCCCGTGTCGTCGGCGAGCACCTGTTCAGTCGGCTGCGGGCCATCAAGACGGACAAGGTGAAGGACATTCGCGGCCGGGGTCTGTGGGTCGGCATCGAGTTCCATCCGTCGGCGGGCAAGGCTCGGCCGTACTGCGAGGCGCTGATGCGCGAGGGAATGCTCTGCAAGGACACGCACGAGCAGACCATGCGTCTGGCCCCGCCGCTGTGCATTACCAAGGAAGAAGTGGACTGGGCGTGCGATCGGCTGGCCAAAGTGCTGGCGTAG
- a CDS encoding nucleotidyltransferase domain-containing protein: MVRKGASLHIELPGAEIASFCRRWGIVRLEVFGSALRDDFGPESDVDFLVTFEDSARFSLFDLADAQQELEGIVGRSVDLVERRPIEQSANWIRRGLILGNTLPVYVR; this comes from the coding sequence ATGGTGAGAAAAGGCGCATCCTTGCACATTGAATTGCCGGGGGCGGAGATTGCCTCATTCTGTCGGCGTTGGGGAATCGTCCGCCTCGAAGTATTCGGTTCCGCTCTTCGTGACGATTTCGGCCCCGAAAGCGACGTCGATTTTCTCGTGACATTCGAAGACTCGGCCAGATTCAGTCTGTTCGATCTGGCCGACGCCCAGCAGGAATTGGAGGGAATTGTAGGCCGATCCGTGGATCTTGTGGAACGGCGCCCGATTGAACAAAGTGCGAACTGGATCCGGCGAGGGTTGATACTAGGGAATACGCTTCCGGTTTATGTCCGTTGA
- a CDS encoding DUF86 domain-containing protein, whose protein sequence is MSVDLASLVDIREAIRRATGFVEGLDHARFLEDERTRWAVFSQIVIIGEAANRVSRSFQERTPELPWREMISMRHRLVHGYDEVNWDRVWATLESDLPMLATAIAPFIPSEPE, encoded by the coding sequence ATGTCCGTTGATCTGGCATCCTTGGTAGATATTCGCGAGGCGATCCGCCGGGCCACCGGTTTCGTCGAGGGGCTGGACCACGCTCGATTTCTGGAGGACGAGCGCACCAGGTGGGCCGTGTTCAGTCAGATCGTGATCATTGGGGAAGCTGCGAATCGGGTCTCCCGTTCGTTCCAGGAGCGAACGCCTGAGTTGCCGTGGCGAGAGATGATCTCCATGCGTCATCGGCTTGTACATGGCTACGACGAAGTCAATTGGGATCGAGTTTGGGCGACGCTGGAAAGTGATTTGCCCATGTTGGCAACAGCGATCGCCCCCTTCATCCCGTCGGAACCGGAATGA
- the argF gene encoding ornithine carbamoyltransferase — protein MTDLSRIELMAVLSTARRIKRTNPSPPPLANKTMAMIFQKPSLRTRVSFETGMTQLGGHAIYLAPTDISLGKREITEDIARVLSRYVDVIMARVFGHDIVEDLAKYSTVPVINGLSDHEHPCQILADLQTIQERKDRFEGLKFCFIGDGNNVAHSLMLGSAMVGMHVTVITPKGYEPKEDVRRQAEAIGKETGAKVAVTNDLGATEGADVLYTDVWASMGQEAEAAERKRIFEKYRIDADTMKRADRNAVILHCLPAHYGDEIDYETARLPNSAIFDQAENRMHAQKALVLHLLACA, from the coding sequence ATGACCGATCTTTCGCGTATCGAATTGATGGCCGTGCTGAGTACGGCGCGGCGGATCAAACGAACCAATCCCTCGCCGCCGCCGCTGGCCAACAAAACGATGGCGATGATTTTCCAAAAGCCGTCACTGCGGACCCGTGTCTCGTTTGAAACCGGCATGACGCAACTCGGAGGGCACGCGATCTACCTTGCGCCGACGGATATCAGCCTCGGCAAACGAGAGATCACCGAGGACATCGCCCGCGTGCTGTCGCGCTACGTCGATGTCATCATGGCCCGCGTTTTCGGGCATGACATCGTCGAGGACCTGGCGAAGTACTCCACCGTTCCGGTCATCAACGGCCTCAGCGATCACGAGCATCCCTGCCAGATTCTGGCGGATTTGCAGACCATCCAGGAGCGCAAGGACCGATTCGAGGGGCTCAAGTTCTGCTTTATCGGCGACGGGAACAATGTGGCTCACTCGCTCATGCTCGGCTCGGCGATGGTGGGTATGCACGTGACGGTGATCACGCCGAAGGGGTACGAGCCGAAAGAGGACGTGCGCCGCCAGGCTGAGGCAATCGGCAAAGAGACGGGGGCGAAGGTCGCGGTGACCAACGATCTCGGCGCGACGGAAGGGGCTGACGTCCTTTACACCGATGTCTGGGCTTCGATGGGTCAGGAAGCCGAGGCGGCCGAGCGGAAGCGCATCTTCGAAAAGTACCGCATCGACGCCGATACGATGAAACGCGCCGACCGCAATGCCGTCATCCTGCATTGCCTGCCGGCGCATTATGGTGACGAAATTGACTACGAAACGGCCCGGCTTCCGAATTCTGCGATATTCGACCAGGCCGAGAATCGGATGCATGCACAAAAGGCCCTCGTGCTGCATCTGCTGGCGTGCGCGTGA
- a CDS encoding carbamate kinase, producing the protein MTGATKGQRIVVALGGNAISLPDEEGRVDQQFFHSREAAAHLVSLAEQGHQLVITHGNGPQIGNFLLRNEAAAGKIYALPMEVAVAHVQGGMGFMIAQVLTNELAKRKIDRVVNAVVTTVLVHEDDSSFQNPTKPIGRILSREEAGHFAQNDGWTMKEVSPGKFRRVVPSPRPQHIMEIELIREAVASGQILIACGGGGIPVVRDGHGDLRGVRAIIDKDLASALLANEVDADAMMILTNVERVCLDFGKPTQRDISEMTLDQARRWLAEGQFPAGSMGPKVQASVVFLEHSRKRDAHVFIGSLEKASNVIRGVSGTRISKS; encoded by the coding sequence ATGACGGGAGCAACCAAAGGTCAACGAATCGTCGTAGCGCTGGGCGGCAACGCCATCAGCTTGCCGGATGAGGAAGGCCGCGTCGATCAGCAGTTCTTCCACTCCCGAGAGGCTGCCGCGCATCTCGTCTCGCTTGCGGAACAGGGCCACCAACTGGTCATCACCCACGGCAATGGTCCGCAGATCGGCAATTTTCTTTTGCGCAACGAGGCGGCGGCGGGCAAGATCTACGCCCTGCCCATGGAAGTGGCCGTGGCCCATGTCCAGGGCGGCATGGGATTCATGATCGCCCAGGTGCTCACCAATGAGCTGGCGAAGCGTAAGATCGATCGCGTAGTGAATGCCGTCGTGACGACGGTACTCGTACATGAGGATGATTCTTCCTTCCAGAATCCGACCAAACCCATCGGCCGGATCCTCAGCCGCGAAGAGGCTGGCCACTTCGCACAGAATGACGGGTGGACGATGAAGGAGGTCTCGCCGGGTAAGTTCCGACGCGTCGTGCCGTCGCCGCGGCCGCAGCACATCATGGAGATCGAACTGATCCGCGAGGCCGTTGCTTCCGGCCAGATTCTCATTGCCTGCGGGGGCGGAGGGATTCCCGTGGTGCGCGACGGCCATGGAGATCTGCGCGGGGTCCGAGCGATTATCGACAAGGATCTGGCGAGTGCACTCCTGGCCAACGAAGTCGATGCCGACGCCATGATGATTCTGACCAATGTCGAGAGGGTCTGTCTCGATTTTGGGAAGCCGACCCAGCGCGATATTTCCGAAATGACGCTGGATCAGGCTCGTCGCTGGCTCGCGGAGGGTCAGTTCCCGGCCGGCTCCATGGGGCCGAAGGTTCAGGCGTCGGTTGTGTTCCTGGAGCATTCCAGGAAGAGGGACGCTCACGTCTTCATCGGTTCTCTGGAGAAAGCTTCGAATGTCATCCGTGGCGTGTCCGGCACGCGGATCAGCAAGTCCTGA